In one window of Nakamurella sp. PAMC28650 DNA:
- a CDS encoding metalloregulator ArsR/SmtB family transcription factor, giving the protein MTSRTDLPLTDVTCCAPLTREPLTAPAAEALSRTLKAIADPTRLRLLSMVAAHEGAEACVCDLTEPLGLTQPTVSHHLKVLVDAGLLTRDKRGVWAYFALVPGALASLAAVLSSQQPLAFATV; this is encoded by the coding sequence GTGACGTCCCGAACCGACCTGCCGCTGACCGACGTGACATGCTGCGCGCCGCTGACCCGGGAGCCGTTGACCGCGCCCGCTGCCGAGGCTCTGTCCAGAACGCTGAAAGCGATCGCAGACCCCACGCGGTTGCGGCTGCTGTCGATGGTCGCCGCGCACGAGGGCGCCGAGGCGTGCGTGTGCGACCTGACCGAACCCCTTGGTTTGACCCAGCCGACCGTGTCCCACCATCTGAAGGTGCTCGTCGACGCCGGACTGCTGACGCGCGACAAGCGAGGCGTGTGGGCCTATTTCGCCCTGGTACCCGGCGCCCTCGCCTCCCTGGCGGCGGTACTGAGCAGCCAGCAGCCGCTTGCATTCGCGACCGTCTGA
- a CDS encoding NAD(P)-dependent oxidoreductase has translation MNERSVSTQVAVLGLGAMGLPMATRLAEHLPVSGYDPNSSRLELAEKAGIRPAETAALACEHAGVAVISVRTAAQMELVLFGPDGIAQSLRAGASIVMTSTVGADAVRSAAAALDPLSIGLVDAPVSGGSLRAARGDLLVMVGAQPDHLEAAQQVLDLLGSTVHVVGPQPGDGQLMKTVNQLLCGVHTAAAAEALALADSLGLDLETCLQVLQSGAAASFMLADRGPRMIEQLRHEPVELRSRTDVMSKDMGIVQDLCEASGVFAPVAGAAHRKYLAALQAGLAQHDDSSLVTMTGSSAEPV, from the coding sequence GTGAACGAGAGGTCCGTATCGACCCAGGTGGCGGTGCTCGGTCTGGGCGCCATGGGTTTGCCCATGGCGACGCGGCTCGCCGAGCATCTTCCGGTCAGCGGGTACGACCCCAACTCGAGTCGCCTCGAACTCGCCGAAAAGGCCGGGATTCGTCCGGCCGAGACTGCCGCACTGGCCTGTGAACACGCCGGCGTCGCCGTCATCAGTGTCCGCACCGCGGCACAGATGGAACTCGTCCTGTTCGGTCCCGACGGCATCGCGCAGTCCCTGCGCGCCGGAGCCTCGATCGTGATGACCTCGACCGTCGGCGCTGACGCGGTCCGTTCGGCAGCTGCAGCACTGGATCCGCTGTCGATCGGTCTGGTGGACGCGCCGGTCAGCGGCGGCAGTCTCCGGGCGGCGCGGGGTGATCTGCTGGTGATGGTCGGCGCGCAGCCGGACCACCTCGAGGCGGCACAGCAGGTGCTCGACCTCCTGGGATCGACGGTCCACGTCGTCGGTCCCCAACCCGGCGACGGGCAGCTGATGAAGACGGTCAATCAACTGCTCTGCGGGGTGCACACGGCGGCCGCAGCGGAGGCGCTCGCGCTGGCCGACTCGTTGGGACTGGACCTGGAAACCTGCTTGCAGGTCCTGCAATCGGGAGCCGCAGCGTCGTTCATGCTGGCCGACCGCGGCCCCCGCATGATCGAGCAGCTCCGTCACGAGCCGGTGGAACTCCGGTCCAGGACCGACGTCATGTCCAAGGACATGGGCATCGTGCAGGATTTGTGTGAGGCGTCCGGTGTGTTCGCCCCGGTGGCCGGGGCAGCACACCGCAAGTACCTGGCCGCGTTGCAGGCCGGGCTGGCACAGCACGACGATTCGTCCCTCGTCACGATGACGGGGTCCTCGGCAGAACCCGTCTGA
- a CDS encoding DUF346 domain-containing protein — MTDKGSGQERTPVSSQTMSSGGAVPGLQTLAVAPRTTGPLHVLVLPGGEVPADRPALAADGGPYTLRGSTPHFKVFYEDGLGASGPTLADAVLARCEADYAQMRGWFGEITPGGMPFTIYVVAGSFGAYHANCAATEEHCAAFDGTNPDLIRMLQVAESVEVFSAASGRWDCGASTGEGLSRIFATELYPSALNGFTSAASWLDGGRPDFVNTTDPTDRNYVSIGCATLFLNWLRYQLHFSWAEIVAAGGSTLAATYTNLTGRTDALAAFKGLLDAHFPPGAPCGLTNDNPYPLLAPAGWSGWEGLGGILESPPVSVSWGPDRIDVFTMGTDSALWHRWWDGNAWGGWESLGGIIISSPSVVSWAPNRLDVFALGTDSAMWHRWWDGSSWGGWESLGGILESAPVAVSWAPNRLDVFAVGTDHALWHRWWDGAGWGGWESLGGILMGVPTAVAWDTDRLDVFANGTDHALWHRWWDGNAWGGWESLGGTLTSDPTVVSWNRDRLDVFARGTDSACWHRWWDGAAWGGWESLGGLCGPLTASSWAPNRLDLFTVGTDSAVWHQAWDGSTWSGWESRGGVVESSVAATTWSANRIDGFAIGTDSGMYHMWWA, encoded by the coding sequence ATGACGGACAAGGGATCCGGACAGGAACGAACTCCGGTCAGCAGCCAGACGATGAGCAGCGGTGGGGCGGTCCCCGGGCTGCAGACGTTGGCCGTCGCTCCGCGGACGACTGGTCCCTTGCATGTCCTGGTGCTGCCCGGAGGCGAGGTGCCGGCAGATCGGCCGGCCCTGGCGGCCGACGGCGGCCCCTACACCCTGCGCGGTAGTACACCGCACTTCAAGGTGTTCTACGAGGATGGTCTGGGCGCGAGCGGCCCGACTCTGGCTGACGCTGTCCTGGCCAGGTGTGAAGCGGACTACGCCCAGATGCGCGGCTGGTTCGGGGAGATCACCCCGGGTGGAATGCCGTTCACGATCTATGTGGTGGCCGGTAGCTTCGGGGCGTATCACGCCAACTGCGCCGCGACCGAGGAACATTGCGCGGCGTTCGACGGAACGAACCCCGACCTGATCAGGATGTTGCAGGTCGCGGAGTCGGTCGAGGTGTTCTCCGCGGCGAGCGGTCGATGGGACTGCGGTGCCAGCACCGGGGAAGGGTTGTCGCGGATCTTCGCGACCGAGTTGTATCCCAGTGCACTCAACGGTTTCACGTCCGCTGCGAGTTGGCTGGACGGGGGCCGCCCGGACTTCGTGAACACCACCGACCCGACCGACCGCAACTACGTGTCCATCGGATGCGCGACCCTGTTCCTGAACTGGCTGAGGTACCAACTGCACTTCAGCTGGGCGGAGATCGTCGCCGCCGGTGGTTCCACCCTGGCTGCGACCTACACGAATCTCACCGGGCGCACCGACGCCCTGGCCGCCTTCAAGGGGTTGCTCGACGCGCACTTCCCACCTGGCGCGCCCTGCGGCCTGACCAACGACAACCCGTACCCGCTGTTGGCGCCGGCCGGCTGGAGCGGCTGGGAAGGGCTCGGCGGGATCCTGGAATCTCCGCCGGTGTCGGTGTCCTGGGGCCCCGACCGCATCGACGTGTTCACCATGGGCACCGACAGCGCCCTGTGGCATCGCTGGTGGGACGGCAATGCCTGGGGCGGCTGGGAATCCCTGGGCGGCATCATCATTTCGTCCCCGTCCGTGGTGTCCTGGGCACCCAACCGGCTCGATGTGTTCGCGCTCGGTACCGACAGCGCGATGTGGCACCGCTGGTGGGACGGGAGCAGTTGGGGCGGCTGGGAATCGCTCGGCGGCATTTTGGAATCGGCACCGGTCGCGGTGTCGTGGGCGCCGAACCGGCTCGATGTGTTCGCGGTCGGCACCGATCACGCGTTGTGGCACCGCTGGTGGGATGGCGCCGGCTGGGGTGGTTGGGAGTCGCTCGGTGGCATCCTGATGGGAGTACCCACGGCGGTCGCCTGGGATACCGATCGGCTGGACGTGTTCGCGAACGGTACCGACCACGCCTTGTGGCACCGGTGGTGGGACGGCAATGCGTGGGGCGGTTGGGAATCCCTCGGTGGAACCCTCACGTCCGACCCCACGGTGGTGTCGTGGAACAGGGATCGACTGGACGTGTTCGCGCGCGGTACCGACAGCGCATGCTGGCACCGGTGGTGGGATGGCGCAGCCTGGGGCGGGTGGGAGTCCCTTGGCGGGCTGTGCGGCCCGCTGACCGCCAGTTCATGGGCGCCGAACCGCCTCGACCTGTTCACCGTCGGCACCGACAGTGCCGTCTGGCACCAAGCGTGGGACGGCTCGACCTGGAGCGGTTGGGAGAGCCGCGGCGGCGTCGTCGAATCCTCGGTGGCGGCGACGACCTGGTCGGCCAATCGCATCGACGGCTTCGCGATCGGCACCGACAGCGGCATGTATCACATGTGGTGGGCCTGA
- the arsB gene encoding ACR3 family arsenite efflux transporter: MALGLLLGRVVPGLSEGLDAVKVGSVSLPIAVGLLVMMYPVLAKVRYDETRRVTGDKRLLIASLVMNWIVGPALMFTLAWLLLPELPEYRTGLIIVGLARCIAMVLIWNELACGDREAAAVLVAINSVFQVIAFGALGWFYLQVLPRWLGLATTTAGFSVGAITVSVLVFLGIPLVAGFLTRTIGERTRGREYYESTVLPKIGPWALYGLLFTIVVLFALQGDQITSRPWDVARIALPLIVYFAITFGVGFGLGRSLELGYAKTTTLAFTAAGNNFELAIAVAIGTFGVTSGQALAGVVGPLIEVPALVALVYVALWAGRRFFAGDPTAPSASRNASSAS; this comes from the coding sequence ATGGCCCTTGGGCTACTGCTGGGCCGCGTCGTCCCGGGCCTGTCCGAGGGCCTGGACGCGGTGAAGGTCGGGTCCGTGTCGCTGCCGATCGCCGTCGGATTGTTGGTGATGATGTATCCGGTGCTGGCCAAGGTCCGCTACGACGAAACGCGCCGGGTGACCGGCGACAAACGGCTGCTGATCGCCTCACTGGTGATGAACTGGATCGTCGGACCGGCGTTGATGTTCACCCTGGCGTGGCTGCTGCTTCCCGAACTGCCCGAATACCGCACGGGTTTGATCATCGTCGGGCTCGCCAGGTGCATCGCCATGGTGCTGATCTGGAACGAGTTGGCCTGCGGGGACCGGGAGGCCGCCGCCGTCCTGGTCGCCATCAACTCCGTCTTCCAGGTCATCGCATTCGGGGCGTTGGGCTGGTTCTACCTGCAGGTCCTACCACGCTGGCTCGGCTTGGCCACCACGACGGCCGGGTTCTCCGTCGGCGCGATCACCGTGTCCGTCCTGGTCTTCCTCGGGATCCCGCTGGTCGCCGGGTTCCTGACCCGCACCATCGGGGAGAGGACCAGGGGCCGGGAGTACTACGAATCGACGGTGTTGCCCAAGATCGGGCCGTGGGCGCTCTACGGGTTGCTGTTCACCATCGTGGTGCTGTTCGCGTTGCAGGGCGATCAGATCACCAGCCGTCCTTGGGATGTCGCCCGCATCGCGCTGCCACTGATCGTCTACTTCGCGATCACCTTCGGTGTCGGGTTCGGCCTGGGCCGGAGCCTCGAACTCGGCTACGCCAAGACGACCACCTTGGCGTTCACCGCTGCCGGCAACAACTTCGAACTGGCGATCGCCGTTGCGATCGGGACCTTCGGGGTCACCTCAGGGCAAGCACTGGCCGGCGTGGTCGGCCCTCTGATCGAGGTTCCCGCCCTGGTGGCCCTGGTCTATGTCGCGTTGTGGGCCGGCCGTCGGTTCTTCGCGGGCGATCCCACCGCCCCGTCTGCCTCGCGCAACGCATCGTCTGCGTCCTGA
- a CDS encoding arsenate reductase ArsC, whose translation MSDKPSVLFVCVHNAGRSQMAAGFLTALSGGAIEVRSAGSLPAEQINPAAVEAMAEVGVDIAAHVPKVLTTQAVQASDVVITMGCGDTCPVFPGRRYEDWELDDPAGQGVEAVRPIRDDIRRRIEALLKELLASKA comes from the coding sequence ATGTCCGACAAGCCCTCGGTGTTGTTCGTCTGCGTGCACAATGCCGGCCGCTCCCAGATGGCTGCCGGGTTCCTGACCGCGCTGTCCGGTGGAGCGATCGAAGTCCGCTCGGCTGGGTCGCTGCCCGCCGAGCAGATCAACCCCGCCGCAGTCGAGGCGATGGCGGAGGTCGGAGTCGACATCGCCGCCCATGTCCCGAAGGTGCTGACCACCCAGGCGGTGCAGGCCTCCGACGTGGTGATCACCATGGGTTGCGGAGATACCTGCCCGGTCTTTCCCGGTAGACGTTACGAGGACTGGGAACTGGACGACCCGGCCGGGCAGGGCGTCGAGGCGGTACGGCCGATCCGCGACGACATCCGTCGCCGCATCGAAGCCCTCCTGAAGGAACTGCTGGCGTCGAAAGCCTGA
- the arsM gene encoding arsenite methyltransferase — protein MTATDELREHVRDRYAAAAAAVGSVSAQSCCAPSDALSVISDVDESDVFGAGLYDAGQTDGLPAEAVLASLGCGNPLAVADLREGEKVLDLGSGGGIDVLLSAKRVGPTGFAFGLDMTREMLDLARANASRAGATNVEFLEGQIEQIPLPDTSIDVIISNCVINLSTDKPAVLAEMFRVLNPAGRIGISDVVAEDHLTPAQRAEGGSYVGCIAGALSVTEYLEGLTAAGFDEPEVVFTHRVADGLHGAIVRATKPAAPGCCTPADRADCCEPSARAGCCGAPTAGDTAAATTCGCR, from the coding sequence ATGACCGCTACCGACGAACTCCGGGAACACGTCCGAGATCGCTACGCCGCCGCAGCAGCAGCCGTGGGATCGGTTTCGGCACAGAGCTGTTGCGCACCTTCCGATGCCCTGAGTGTCATCAGCGACGTTGACGAGTCGGACGTGTTCGGCGCCGGCCTCTACGACGCCGGCCAGACCGACGGACTGCCCGCCGAAGCCGTGCTGGCCTCGCTCGGCTGCGGCAATCCGCTGGCGGTCGCCGATCTGCGGGAGGGTGAGAAGGTGCTGGACCTGGGATCCGGTGGCGGCATCGATGTGTTGCTGTCGGCCAAGCGGGTCGGACCCACTGGATTCGCCTTCGGCTTGGACATGACCAGGGAGATGCTGGATCTGGCTCGCGCCAACGCTTCCCGCGCCGGCGCCACCAACGTCGAGTTTCTCGAGGGCCAGATCGAGCAGATCCCGCTGCCGGACACTTCGATCGACGTGATCATCTCCAACTGCGTCATCAACCTGTCCACCGACAAACCAGCGGTGCTCGCGGAGATGTTCAGGGTCCTGAACCCGGCCGGGCGGATCGGCATCTCCGATGTCGTCGCCGAGGACCACCTCACCCCGGCGCAACGCGCCGAAGGAGGCTCCTACGTCGGGTGCATCGCCGGGGCCCTATCGGTCACCGAATACCTCGAAGGCCTCACCGCGGCGGGATTCGACGAACCGGAAGTGGTGTTCACCCACCGGGTCGCGGACGGCCTGCACGGCGCCATCGTCCGCGCCACCAAGCCGGCCGCTCCCGGCTGCTGCACCCCGGCTGATCGAGCCGACTGCTGCGAACCTTCCGCCAGGGCCGGCTGCTGCGGAGCCCCCACCGCGGGTGACACCGCTGCGGCGACGACGTGCGGTTGTCGGTGA
- a CDS encoding ISAs1 family transposase, whose amino-acid sequence MSSSPRYTVVDQFDEDEFPDIPTAPAALLRALRSVPDPRSARGRRHGLSTILAVAACAVIAGARSFVAIAEWAADTAPAVLAKLGVSSERPCESTIRRTLNRINADGLDVIVGTWAAVVATASKTFQVIAVDGKSVRGSAVAGGRCRHLLSALTHTAGLVLGQLDVDVKTNEIPMFAELLDNIELLGALVTADAMHCQKIHAKYLVEQRGAHYLLTVKGNQPTLRRRLAQLPWNDVDVTDTQKDRGHGRIEKRTLKVVTIAAGILFPHAAQAIQVSRKVRSIRSKKWHTETVYAVTDLHPTQASAAQLGTWLRGHWSIENRLHWVRDVTFGEDLSQARTGNGPQVMATLRNLAIGLLRLDGARNIAEAVRHHARDPHRPPKLVLTS is encoded by the coding sequence ATGTCATCATCACCCAGGTATACCGTCGTTGACCAATTCGACGAAGATGAGTTCCCCGACATCCCCACGGCGCCGGCGGCGTTGCTCCGAGCCCTGCGATCGGTTCCCGACCCCCGCAGCGCGCGCGGCCGCCGGCACGGCTTGTCCACCATTTTGGCGGTGGCCGCGTGCGCGGTGATCGCCGGTGCCCGCTCCTTCGTCGCCATCGCCGAATGGGCCGCCGACACCGCACCAGCAGTATTGGCCAAACTTGGCGTATCCAGTGAGAGACCCTGCGAGTCGACGATCCGGCGAACCCTGAACAGGATCAACGCCGACGGTTTGGATGTCATCGTCGGGACCTGGGCCGCTGTGGTCGCCACCGCGTCGAAAACATTTCAAGTGATCGCAGTCGACGGCAAATCGGTCCGGGGATCCGCCGTGGCCGGCGGCCGGTGCCGACATCTGCTCTCAGCGCTCACTCACACCGCAGGCCTGGTCCTGGGGCAGTTGGACGTCGATGTCAAAACCAACGAGATCCCCATGTTCGCCGAGCTTTTAGACAACATCGAGTTGCTCGGTGCGTTGGTCACCGCCGATGCGATGCACTGCCAGAAAATCCATGCCAAGTATCTCGTGGAGCAACGCGGAGCGCATTACCTGCTCACCGTGAAAGGTAACCAACCGACGCTGCGGCGGCGACTGGCCCAACTCCCATGGAACGACGTCGACGTCACCGACACCCAGAAGGACCGCGGACACGGACGGATCGAGAAACGAACCCTCAAAGTCGTCACCATCGCCGCGGGAATTCTGTTTCCGCACGCCGCCCAGGCGATTCAGGTGAGCAGAAAAGTCCGGTCGATCCGATCCAAGAAGTGGCATACCGAGACCGTCTACGCGGTCACCGACCTGCACCCGACCCAGGCGTCCGCCGCGCAGCTGGGCACCTGGCTCCGAGGACACTGGTCGATTGAAAACCGTTTGCACTGGGTCCGGGACGTCACCTTCGGTGAAGACCTGTCCCAGGCCCGCACCGGCAACGGACCCCAGGTCATGGCCACACTACGAAACCTGGCCATCGGACTTCTTCGACTGGACGGAGCCCGCAACATCGCAGAAGCCGTCCGACATCACGCCCGAGACCCCCACCGACCACCCAAACTCGTGCTGACCAGCTAA